A portion of the Haliaeetus albicilla chromosome 29, bHalAlb1.1, whole genome shotgun sequence genome contains these proteins:
- the CUTA gene encoding protein CutA isoform X1 gives MKAACGALVLALVTVTTAPLLQALGRRLLSMASGSRDPGDPGAPYVPGSLSAAFVTCPNETVAKELARTMVEKQLAACVNILPHVTSIYEWKGKVEEDSEVLLMIKTRSSRIPALADFVRSAHPYEVAEVVAVPVAQGNPPYLRWVWDSVPP, from the exons ATGAAGGCGGCCTGTGGT GCGCTGGTGCTGGCGCTGGTGACGGTGACGACGGCGCCGCTGCTGCAGGCGCTGGGGCGACGGCTGCTCTCCATGGCCTCGGGCTCCCGCGACCCCGGCGACCCCGGCGCCCCCTACGTCCCCGGCAGTCTGTCCGCCGCCTTCGTCACCTGCCCTAACGAGACGGTGGCCAAGGAGCTGGCCAG GACGATGGTGGAGAAGCAGCTGGCCGCCTGCGTCAACATCCTGCCCCACGTCACCTCCAT CTACGAGTGGAAGGGGAAGGTGGAGGAGGACAGCGAGGTCCTGCTG atGATCAAGACCCGCAGCTCCAGGATCCCGGCGCTGGCCGACTTTGTACG gtccgCACACCCCTACGAGGTGGCCGAGGTGGTGGCAGTGCCGGTGGCCCAGGGGAACCCCCCCTACCTGCGCTGGGTGTGGGACAGCGTCCCCCCCTGA
- the CUTA gene encoding protein CutA isoform X2, producing MASGSRDPGDPGAPYVPGSLSAAFVTCPNETVAKELARTMVEKQLAACVNILPHVTSIYEWKGKVEEDSEVLLMIKTRSSRIPALADFVRSAHPYEVAEVVAVPVAQGNPPYLRWVWDSVPP from the exons ATGGCCTCGGGCTCCCGCGACCCCGGCGACCCCGGCGCCCCCTACGTCCCCGGCAGTCTGTCCGCCGCCTTCGTCACCTGCCCTAACGAGACGGTGGCCAAGGAGCTGGCCAG GACGATGGTGGAGAAGCAGCTGGCCGCCTGCGTCAACATCCTGCCCCACGTCACCTCCAT CTACGAGTGGAAGGGGAAGGTGGAGGAGGACAGCGAGGTCCTGCTG atGATCAAGACCCGCAGCTCCAGGATCCCGGCGCTGGCCGACTTTGTACG gtccgCACACCCCTACGAGGTGGCCGAGGTGGTGGCAGTGCCGGTGGCCCAGGGGAACCCCCCCTACCTGCGCTGGGTGTGGGACAGCGTCCCCCCCTGA